CCGCCACCCGGTTCGACGGTGACCTGCGCCCGCCCGGGGCCCCGCCCGTCAGGAGATGCGTCGGGAAGATCCGCGACCCCGTCCCAGTTAGTAGAAGTGTGAACAACACGAGTGAGGTCGAGGTGGTCGTCATAGGCGCCGGTCAGGCCGGTCTGGCAGGCGCCTATCACCTGCGGCGGTCCGGTTTCGAGCCGGACCGCGACTTCGTCGTGCTGGACCACTCCCCCGGCCCCGGGGGCGCCTGGCAGTTCCGCTGGCCCTCGCTGACGTACGGCAAGGTGCACGGAATGCACGCCCTGCCGGGCATGGAGCTCACGGACGCGGACCCGGAGCGGCCGTCCGCCGAGGTGATCCGCGCCTACTTCGACCGCTACGAGCGGACCTTCGACCTGCGGGTCAGGCGCCCGGTGCACGTACGGGCCGTACGTGAGGGCTCCGGCGGGCGACTGCTCGTGGAGACCTCGGACGGTGTGTGGTCGACCCGGGCTCTGATCAACGCGACCGGCACCTGGGACCGGCCGTTCTGGCCGCGCTACCCGGGCCAGGAGACCTTCCGGGGGCGGCAGTTGCACACCGCGCAGTACGCCGGGCCCGGGGAGTTCACCGGGCAGCGTGTCGTGGTCGTGGGCGGCGGCGCCTCGGGCACCCAGCATCTGCTGGAGATCGCCTCGTACGCGGCGTCCACCACCTGGGTCACGCGGCGCCCGCCGGTCTTCCGCGAGGGCCCCTTCGACGAGGACGCCGGCCGCGCGGCGGTGGCACTGGTCGAGGAACGGGTACGGCAGGGCCTGCCGCCCCGCAGCGTCGTCTCGGTCACCGGGCTGCCGCTCAACGACGCGATCCGGCAGGGCATCGAGGACGGGGTGCTCGACCGGCAGCCGATGTTCGACCGCGTCACGCCCACGGGGGTGGACTGGGAGGACGGCCGGCACATCGACGCCGACGTCATCCTCTGGGCCACCGGCTTCCGCGCCGCCATCGACCACCTCGCGCCGCTGCGGCTGCGCGCCCCGGGCGGCGGCATCCGCATGGAAGGCACGCACGCGGCCGCGGACCCCCGCATCCATCTGGTCGGCTACGGACCGTCGGCCAGCACCATCGGGGCCAACCGCGCGGGCCGCGCGGCCGTGCGGGACATCCGGCGGTTGCTGGAGCGGGAACCGGCTGCGGCGTGAAACGCGCGGGGGCGGGCGGCGCCCATCAGGGCCTCAGCCCGCCGCCTTCGCCCCGCTCTCCTTCTTCTTCGCCTGCGCGTTGAACTCCGCGACGTTGCGCTGGTGTTCCTGGTAGTCCGCGGTGAAACGGGTGTCGCCCGGGCGGACCGTGACGAAGTACAGCCAGTTGCCCGGGGTCGGGTTGATGGCCGCGTGCATCGCCTCCTCGCCGGGGTTGGCGATGGGCGTGGGCGGCAGGCCCATGCGCTGGTACGAGTTGTAGGGGCTCTCGATCCGGGTGTCGCTCTCCGTCGTACGCAGGGTGGAGCGGTTGAGCGCGTAGTTGATGGTGGAGTCCATCTGCAGCGGCATGCCGCGCTCGAGGCGGTTGAAGATCACCCGGGCCACCTTGCCCATGTCGGCCCTGGTGGCCGCCTCCGCCTGGACGATGCTGGCGATGGTGACGGCCTGGTACACGTTCATGGCGTTGCGCTGCGCCCCGGCGGCGATGGGCGCGCCGTTGAACTTGTCGTTCGCCGTGTCGACCATCAACGCGAGGAGCTTGTCCGGCGTGACCTTCTCCTGGAGCGGATAGGTGGCCGGGAAGAGGTAGCCCTCCGGATTGCCCTCGGCGTCGTTCGGCAGTTTCAGGGCGGCCTTGTCCAGGGACTTCTTCGTGCTGCCGGCGGGCAGGGCGAGGGCCTTGTCGACGGCCGTGTACACCTGGCTCGCGCGCCACCCCTCGGGGACCGCCAGGGTCGTGGGCCGGCTCTCTTCCTCGGTCCCCAGGGTCAGCAGCGGCACCGCCACGGCGGTACCGACCACGACGGCTCCGGTCGCGACGAGGACGATGCGGCCCCTGCGCGTCAGTCGAATCGTGCTCCGTGGCGGAGTGTTCTTCTGCATGCGGGCACGGTAACCCGCATATCGTCACAAACCCGGCATATTTTCAGCTTGTCGGTTCCAGTTGAGCGTCCCGGCGTACCAGCGCCGCGTACCGGCCCCCCTCCTCCAGGAGCTCCTCGTGCGTGCCGCGTTCGACCGCGCGGCCCGAGTCGAGGACCACGATCTGGTCGGCGCCGCGCACGGTGGACAGCCGGTGGGCGATGGTGAGGGTGGTGCGGTTGGCCGACAGGGCGTCGATGGCGTCCTGGACGGCGGCCTCGGTCCGGGTGTCCAGTGCGCTGGTGGCCTCGTCGAGGATGAGCACCGGCGGGTCGCGCAGGATGGTGCGGGCGATGGCCAGGCGCTGCTTCTCCCCGCCGGAGAAGCGGTGGCCGCGCTCGCCTACGACGGTGTCGTAACCGTCGGGCAGCGCCGCGATGTGGTCGTGGATCTGGGCGGCCTTCGCCGCCTGGTGCAGTTCCTCGTCGGTGGCGTCGGGCTTGGCGAAGCGCAGGTTCTCGGCGACCGAGGCGTGGAAGAGGTACGTCTCCTGTGAGACGACGCCGACCGCGCGCGCCAGGGTGTCGAAGTCGAGGTCGCGGACGTCGGTCCCGTCGAGGGTGACGCGGCCGCCGGTGACGTCGTAGAGACGGGGCACCAGATAGCCCAGCGTGGACTTGCCGGCGCCGGTGGAGCCGACGAGGGCGAGGCTGCTGCCCGCGGGGACGGTGAGGTCGATGCCGTCGAGGACCGGGCCGCCCTTGCCGTCGTAGCCGAAGGAGACGTTCTCGAAGCGGACCTCTCCCTTGATGCGGTCGAGTCGCACGGGGTCGGGACGCTCGGTGATGTCGATCGGCAGGTCGAGGTATTCGAAGATGCGCTGGAAGAGGGCGAGGGAGGTCTGGATCTGCACACCGGTCGACAGCAGGCTCACGGCCGGGCGGAACAGGCCCTGCTGGAGCGAGACGAAGGCGACGATCGTGCCGATGGAGACCTCCGGGCCGCCCAGTTGCAGGGCCATGCCGGCGGTCCAGTAGATGACGGCGGGCAGGGCGGCCATGACGATCGTGATGACGGCCATGCGCCACCGGCCCGCCATGTTCGACCGCACCTCCAGGTCGACGAGTTCCTCGGACTCGTCGGAGAAGGACTTCGTCAGCGAGTCGGAGCGGCCCATCGTGCGGCCCAGCAGGATGCCGCTGACGGAGAGCGACTCGGTGACGGTGGCGGCCATGGCGGCCATCTGCTTCTGGCGCTGAGTGGTGATCTTGCGTCGTTCGTTGCCGACGCGGCGGCTGATCCACACGAACACCGGCAGCAACAGCAGGGAGACGACCGTCAGGCGCCAGTCGAGGGCGATCATCGCGACGATGGTGGCGACCACGCTGGTGACGTTGGAGACCAGGGAGGTCGCGGTGGAGGTGACGGTGGCCTGCATGCCGCCGATGTCGTTGGCGATGCGGGACTGCACCTCGCCCGTGCGCGTGCGCGTGAAGAAGGCGAGGGACATGCGCTGGAGCCGGCCGTAGACGGCGGTGCGCAGGTCGTGCATGACACGCTGGCCGACCGTCGTGGAGATCAGGGTCTGGAGGACTCCGAAGACGCTGGTGAGGACGGCGCTGAGGATCATGCCCAGGGCGAGGAGGCTGAGCAGGCCCGTGCGCCCCTCGGGGATCGCGACGTCGAGGATCTCCTTCAGCAGGAAGGGCGTGGCGACGGAGACCAGTGACGCGGCGCCGACCAGCAGGCCGACGACCGCGAGGCGGCCCCGGTAGGGGCGGAAGAGGCCGAGGATGCGGCGGACCTGCCGGGGCTGCTCCTTGGAGTCGGCCGGCGGGATCCACGGGGCTTCACGGTCGGGATGCATGGGCTCCTACGAGGGATGCGGCGGATCGGATCACAGCTCATTGTTACCTATACTCACAATGAACTGCATCCTGATATTGTTCCCATATGACCACGCCCGACCCCGACGGCCTGCTCGCCGAGCAGTTGCTGCGGCTCACCCGCCGGGTGCACCGCATCCAGAAACGCCATCTGGAGCACCGTGACCTCGGCATCACCCCGGCCCAGTCCCGGCTGCTGCGCACGCTGGCGCACTGGGGATCGCCGCCGCGCATGGCCGACCTGGCCGAGCGGCTCGAAGTGGTACCGCGAGCCGTGACGACGCTGGTCGACGGTCTCGAGGCGAGCGGCAAGGTGCGGCGGGTCCCGGACCCGGCGAACCGGCGGGTCATCCGCATCGAGCTCACGGACGACGGCCGCGGTGCGCTGCGCGAGCTGCGGGCGGCGCGCAGATCGGCCGCGGAGGAGATCCTCGCGCCGCTGACGGGGGATCAGCGGGAGGCGCTCGGGGGGTTGCTCGACACCCTGATCGACGGAACGCCGGCGGGGCCCTGCTGACGGACGGAACACATCAGTGGGCCGCGGCCTCCGCTCGTCCTGTCGATGCGGAGACCGCGGCCCACTGGGTTCCGGTCAACCGGCCTCGGGAGCGGGCTCCTTCAGCTCCTTCGGCTGCTGGGACAAAATACCCGGCGCCAAGGCCTCGGCGCCGGGCTCGCCGTCGGGGCCCTTCCCGCGCGTTGAGGACGAACTCGGTCGTCGTGGGGAGGTGACCGCCGCCCGTCGTCTCCTCGACCGCTGCGGCGTCGAGCGAGGAGGGGTCGACGTTCATGCCCCTGCCCGGGCCGACGACGTTGGCGGTGACGAGACCGATGATCAGGGCGGCCGTCGAGGCGATCTCGTGAGCATCCCCTGCACGGAGTCGGCCACCCGCGCAATGAGCACTAGGCCGCCAGGTCCGCCCTGTCGCCCATCACCACCACGGGACGCTGTCGCGGGTCGAGTGTGCGCAGGAGGTACCTCATCGCCTGCTCGGGCACGCTGACACAGGCGGAGGTGCCGCTGCCGTGGTCCATGTGCAGCCAGATCCCGCCACCCTTCGTCTGACCCTCGGGGCGGTTCCGGTCGTTCGGCGGGGTGCCCTTGACGCGGTTGTAGTCGATGGCGATGACGTAGTCGAAGTCGTGCCAGTGCGACGGGGCCCACGAGCGCGGGGCGGCGAAGGCCGCGGAGCGGGTGTACGGCAGTCCGGAGCCCGGGTCCGGCAGTACACCGCCCGCGTCGCTGAGGGTGAACACGCCCACGGGGCTGCGGTCGTCGTCCTCGTGGTGGTCTGTGGTCCAGCCCTTCTTGCCGTTGTGCCCGGCCCAGCCGCGCTCCCGCTGCCAGGTCGAGCCGTGCTTCGTGTAGAGGACGACCGTGGAGTCGGCGGAGTCCTTCCCGTCGCCGTAGGCCGCGACGACCTGGCGGGAGCCGGACGGGATCCGCCGCTGGAGCCGGTCGCCGACGCCGGGGACGCGCGTCGGGTCGGCCGTGTCCGCGTGGGTGCCCGCCGCCCGGTCCGCGGCTTGTGTCCCGCCACTGCCGTCCGCGCCGCCGCAGGCAGACAGAGCCGTCAGGAACGAGACGAGGACCGCCGTCGCGGCCACGGCTCGTCGTACGCCACCACTGTGCATCGCTCCATGGTCGCACCGCGTTCCGGCGACGGCGGGCCGAGGCCTGGAGAGTCGGCGGCGCACGGCGGGCGGCCGGTTCCGTTCGGTCGGCGGAAAACCTGTTGCCCGCCACCACGCGGCAGGGCGAACCTGTCACGGTTTGCTGCCTTCGGCCGGACCACACCCCTGACACGAGCCACTGGGACGTCATGCAGATTCAAGACCTTCCGTACCCCGACCCGGGCGTGCCGGACGCGCGTTCGGGGCCCCGATTCCTGTGGTGGCTCTTCCGCAATCAGCTGGGCGGTCAGCTCAAGTCGCTGGCCTGGGGGCTGCTGCACTTCGCCTCCGTCGCCGCCCTGCCCTTCTGTGTCGGGGTCGCCGTGCAGGCCGTCGTCGACCGCTCCGGCACCGGACTCGCCCTGGCGGGGGGTCTGCTGGCGCTGGCCTGCGCCGGCAACGCGGTCGGCGACACCTTCCTGCACCGCACCGCGATCACCAACTGGATCACGGCAGCCGCCCGCGTCCAGCAACTGCTCGCCCGCAAGGCCGCCCATCTGGGCTCGGCGCTGACCCGGCGCGTCGCGGCCGGTGAGGTGGTGGCGGTGTCGACCGGTGACGTCGAGAAGATCGGCTGGTTCGTCGAGGCCCTGTCCCGCTTCACCGCGGCCCTGGTCACGATCGTGCTGGTCTGCGTGGGCCTGCTCGTCTACCAGCCGGCACTCGGCGTGGTCGTCGCCGTGGGGCTGCCCGCGCTGGCGCTCGCCGTGCTGCCGTTGCTGCCCCGCGCCACCCGCCGTGCCGACACCCAGCGCGAGAAGGCCGGGCGCGCCACCGAACTCGCCTCGGACACCGTCGCCGGCCTGCGTGTGCTGCGCGGCATCGGCGGCGAGGAGTTGTTCCTCGACCGCTACCGCAGCGTCTCCCAGGAGGTCCGCCACGCGGCCGTGCGCAGCGCCCGGATGTGGTCCCTGATCTCCGCCATCCAGGTCCTGCTGCCGGGACTGCTGCTCATCGCGGTCGTCTGGTACGGCGTCGGGCTGGCGCGCGAGGGCCGGATCACCGTCGGCGAACTGGTCACCGTCTACAGCTCGGTCATGGTCCTCACCTACCCGCTGCGGCACTTCGAGGAGATCGCCATGGCGTACTCCTTCTCCCGGCCCTCCGCCAAGCGGGCCGCGGGAGTGCTGTCGCTGCAACGGGCCACCGACACCGCCGGATCGCGCGCGGCCGACGTCCCCTCCGGCGACCTGTACGACCCGCAAACCGGGCTGCTCGCGCCCGCCGGACGGCTCACGGCGGTGGTGTGCGGTGACCCGGACGCGGCGGGCCTGCTGGCGGAACGGCTGGGCGGACACCCGTCCCAGGAGGGCACCTCGGTGCTGCTGGGCGGAGTGCCGCTCGACGAACTGCCGTTGAACAGCGCCCGTACGGCCGTCCTCGTCCAGGACAAGGACCCGGTGCTGTTGTCCGGCACGCTCCGCGACCTGCTCGACGTACCCGCGTCGGGCGTCGTCCGGCCGGAAGCGGCGCTGGCGGCCGCGCAGTGCGACGACGTGCTGGCGGCACTGGTGCAGGGCTCACTGGACGCCGGCGACCCCATGGACGCCCGGATCACCGAGCGCGGCCGGTCCCTGTCCGGCGGTCAGCGCCAGCGGCTCGCGCTCGCCCGCTCGCTGATCACCGACCCGGAGGCGCTCGTCCTGGACGAGCCGACCTCGGCCGTCGACTCGCACACCGAGGCACGGATCGCGCAGGGCGTGCGGGAGTTGCGCGCCGGGCGCACGACCGTGGTGTTCACCTCCTCACCGCTGCTGCTGGACCGCGCCGACCGGGTCGTGTTCCTGCACGACGGCGAGGCCGTGGCGGTCGGCGCCCACCGCGAACTGGTGCGGACCGAGCCCCGCTACCGGGCGGTGGTCACCCGCGAGACGGACGACGAGGCCGCGCTGAACGGTTCCGTCGCCCTGCACGACGTCCTGCAGGAACTGGAAGAGATCGAGGAGAAGGCATGATCGGCGTCGCGCCACCGGCCTACGACCCGGCGGCCCCGACGACGGCGAACACCCTGCCGATCGGGGCCCCCGAGACCGTCCGCGCCTACGTGGCCGAACTGCTGCGCCGGCACCGGCGGGCGTTCCTGCTGCTGGTCGCCGTCAACACGGCCGCCGTGATCGCCTCGATGGCCGGTCCCTGGCTGCTGGGCGGACTGGTGGAGCGGGTGTCCGACGGGGCGCGGGACCTGCGGCTGGAACTCACCGCCGGACTCTTCGTGGCCGCGCTGGCCGTCCAGGCCGTGTTCGTCCGTCAGGTACGGCTGCGCGGCGCGATACTGGGCGAGCGCATGCTGGCCGACCTGCGCGAGGACTTCCTCGTCCGGTCGGTCGGGCTGCCGCCCGGGGTGCTGGAGCGGGCCGGGACCGGCGACCTGCTGTCGCGCATCACCACGGACATCGACCGCCTCGGCAACGCCATGCGCGAGGCCGTGCCGCAGCTGTCGATCGGCGTGGTGTGGGTGTTCCTGCTGATGGGCGGGCTGGTGATCACGGCGCCGCCGCTGGCGCTCGCCGTGCTGCTCGCCCTGCCGCTGCTGATCGCCGGCTGCCGCTGGTACTTCCGGCGGGCGCCCTCGGCCTACCGTTCCGAGGCCGCCGGGTACGCCGCCGTGGCCGCCGCGCTCGCCGAGACGGTGGACGCCGGGCGCACCGTCGAGGCCCACCGCCTGGGCGAGCGCCGCGTCGCGCTGTCCGAGCGGCGGATCCGGGAGTGGACGGCCTGGGAGCGGTACACGCTCTGGCTGCGGTCGGTGCTCTTCCCGGTCATCAACATCACCCATGTGACCGTGCTCGCCTCGGTGCTGATCATCGGCGGTGTGTTCGCCCTGCACGGGTGGATCGACGTCGGTCAGCTGACGACCGGCGCGCTGATCGCCCAGATGCTGGTCGACCCGGTGGGCATGATCCTGCGCTGGTACGACGAGCTCCAGGTGGCGCAGGTGTCGCTGGCGCGGCTCGTCGGAGTCCGGGACATCGAGCCGGACGCCGGGGATCCGTCGGTGACCCCCGAAGGGCGCCATGTGCACGCCGACCGGGTGCACTTCGGCTACCTGGAGGGCGTGGACGTCCTGCGCAAGGTGTCGCTGGAGGTCTCCCCCGGCACCCGGCTGGCCCTGGTCGGCCCCTCGGGCGCGGGCAAGTCCACGCTGGGCCGGCTGCTCGCCGGGATCTACGCGCCCCGGGACGGCCGGATCACCCTGGGCAGCGCCGAGCTGTCCCGGATGCCCGCCGAACGCGTCCGCTCCCATGTGGCCCTGGTCAACCAGGAGCACCACGTCTTCGTGGGCTCCCTGCGCGACAACCTGCGGCTCGCGCGGACCGGTGCCGTCGACGCCGAGCTGTGGGCGGCGCTGGGCGCGGTCGACGCGGACGGCTGGGCCCGTGCGCTGGAGGAGGGCCTGGACACCGGGGTGGGCTCGGGCGGTCTGGCGCTCACCCCGGCCCAGGCCCAGCAGATCGCGCTGGCCCGCCTGGTGCTGGCCGACCCGCACACGCTGGTCCTGGACGAGGCGACGTCCCTGCTCGACCCGCGCGCCGCCCGCAACCTGGAACGCTCGCTGGCCCGGGTTCTGGACGGCCGCACGGTCGTCGCCATCGCCCACCGGCTGCACACGGCCCACGACGCGGACGTCATCGCCGTCGTCGAGAGCGGCCGCATCAGTGAGCTGGGCAGCCATGAGGAGCTGGTCGCGGCGGACGGGGCGTATGCGGCGCTGTGGAGGTCGTGGCACGGCTGAGCACCCCGTGGCGCGGGAGGGCGCTCACGCCAGGGGGCGGGCCGTGTCCTTGGCGTTGCGCGGTCCCGAGCCGGGGTGGAAGGCTGGAATCAGGCACCGGCTCGGGGAACGCCCGGGAAGCAGTGGCCCGGGCGGCGTCTGTGCTCCGTGCGGCGGCGGCCCGGAGCGGTCCCGTGGATACGGGCCCGTCCCCACCCCCTGGAGGTACCCGTGAACAGCTCCGACGGCTGGGGAGACGACGTCTACCAGCCGGACCAAGACGAGCAGAGGGAGGACACGGGCCTGCTCGACGCCGAGGACACCCTGGAGAACGACGGCGTCGACGATCCCCTGGACCGGGGCTGGTCCCCTCCCGAGCGGCCCTGGGCCGTCGAGCACACCGGCGTGACGGCGGCCGAGCGGCAGCGGGGCGAGACGCTGGACCAGCGGCTCTCCGAAGAGCTGCCGGACGCCGCCGTCCCGGACGGTGACGGTCTCGGGGACTCCGAGGGCACCGACGGGGAACTTCTGGACAACGAGGTCGGCGCCGCGCGCGCCGGCCGGCTCGTGGCACCCGACGAGGGCGCCCACGAGGACGAGGAGGAGGCGCTGGTCGCCATCGACGTGGGCATCGACGGCGACGCCGCGTCGGCCGAGGAGGCCGCCGTGCACGTCGTCGACGAGGACACCCTGTCCGGCTGATCACACAACCGGCCCGAGCCGTTCGAGGAGCCTTCATGCAGCAGGACAAGCACCCCGACTACCACCCCGTCGTCTTCCGCGACCGCGCCGCCGGGTACGCGTTCCTCACCCGGTCCACCGCGACCAGCGACCAGACCATCGAATGGGACGACGGCGAGACCTACCCGGTCGTGGACGTGGAGATCTCCTCCGAGAGCCACCCCTTCTACACGGGCAAGGCCCGCACGGTGGACTCCGAGGGCCGGGTCGCCGCGTTCGAGCGGCGCTACGGCGGCGGCTGAGACCCGTCCCCGGCCGCGCTCAGATGACGTTGAGCGCCGCCGCGCAGCCCACCCCGCCCAGCAGCATGAACACCGGCATCAGCACCTTCAGCTCGACCCAGCTGCCCGCCCGGAACCGCATGACCTTGGGCGGCCCGATCGGATACCAGCGCTTGCGCCCGACCGGGATGGGCCACAGGATCGGGCAGCCGGACACGGTCAGCGCGTCCCCGATGTCGTGCACGATCGCGCCCAGCACCACCGGCAGACCCAGCCACAGATACTCCTGCCCCGGCGCCGCGAACAGCCAGTCCGCGCCCTTGCCCGGCTTGTCCAGGACCCCCGCGAGGATCCACGCCGTGGTCGCGGCCAGCAGCCACACCAGGACATCGCTGCTGGAGCCGCGCGCCGCTCGCCACAGCAGGCCCTCGATGGCCAGGACCAGGTGGACGAAGAGGACCGCGAGCACGCCCCAGCGGTCACCGGTGATCGCCACGACCGAGGTGCCCGCACCGATCAGGACCGCCCACAGCCAGGTGTGCGTCAGCGTGCGGTGCCCGCCGGAGCGGCGCGGGTCGCCCTGCTTCTTGGTGGCCTTGTAGACGGCGTACGACAGCTTGTCGACGATCTCGCACAGCCAGCGCGACAGTGGTCCGAAGGACCGCGAGATGGTGGCTGCCTTGTGGTCGAGATCCGGGGCGAGCGCGGCTCCGGCGCAGATCAGGGCGCCGACGAGGAGGACCGGCCAGGGCATCGGGTGCCCGGCCGCCGCGGCGGCCGCGCCGACGCCCAGCCAGGCGGCGGCTCCCGACAGTGAGTGTGCTGGTCCCATCATGACGCTGCCCGCCCCGTTTCTCGTGTGCCGCTGTCCAGTTGACCGGGCGCGCTGACGTCCCGTCGGCGCCCCAGCGTAGCGTTCGTGATCTTCGGGCCCGCAGCCGATTCCCGCATCGGGCATGGGGCCAGGCAAGATGGGGGCGTGACCCTCATCGATCAGCTGCCGCGGACCCCCGACCCCGATGCCTTGTACGAAGCCTTCGAGTCGTGGGCCGGCGAGCGGGGTCTCACGCTCTACCCCCACCAGGAGGAGGCGCTGATCGAGGTGGTCTCCGGCGCGAACGTGATCGTGTCGACGCCCACCGGCTCGGGCAAGAGCATGATCGCGGCGGGTGCGCACTTCGCCGCGCTGGCCCGGGACGAGGTCACCTTCTACACCGCCCCGATCAAGGCGCTGGTGTCGGAGAAGTTCTTCGAGCTGTGCAAGATCTTCGGCACCGAGAACGTCGGCATGCTCACCGGCGACGCGTCCGTCAACGCCGATGCCCCCGTCATCTGCTGCACCGCCGAGGTGCTCGCGTCGATCGCGCTGCGCGACGGCAGGCACGCGGACGTCGGCCAGGTCGTGATGGACGAGTTCCACTTCTACGCCGAGGGCGACCGCGGCTGGGCCTGGCAGATCCCGATCCTGGAGCTGCCGCAGGCGCAGTTCGTGCTGATGTCGGCGACGCTCGGCGACGTCTCCTTCTTCGAGAAGGACCTCACCCGCCGCACGGGCCGCCCGACCGCGGTGGTCCGCTCGGCGACCCGTCCGGTGCCGCTGTCCTACGAGTACCGGTACACCCCGCTCACCGAGACGCTCACCGACCTGCTGGCGGCGCGCCAGGCGCCCGTCTACATCGTGCACTTCACACAGGCGCAGGCCGTGGAGCGGGCGCAGGCGCTGATGAGCATCAACATGTGCTCGAAGGAGGAGAAGGAGCAGATCGCCGATCTGATCGGCAACTTCCGCTTCACCACCAAGTTCGGCCGCAACCTCTCCCGTTACGTCCGGCACGGCATCGGCGTGCACCACGCCGGCATGCTGCCCAAGTACCGCCGCCTGGTGGAGAAGCTCGCGCAGGCCGGTCTGCTGAAGGTCATCTGCGGCACGGACACGCTCGGCGTCGGTGTCAACGTCCCCATCCGCACCGTGCTGTTCACGGCCCTCACCAAGTACGACGGCACGCGTGTCCGCACCCTGCGGGCCCGGGAGTTCCACCAGATCGCCGGCCGGGCCGGGCGGGCCGGCTACGACACGGAGGGCTTCGTCGTCGCGCAGGCGCCGGAGCACGTCGTCGAGAACGAGAAGGCCCTCGCCAAGGCCGGCGACGACCCGAAGAAGCGCCGCAAGGTCGTCCGCAAGAAGGCCCCGGAGGGCTTCGTCGCCTGGTCGGAGCAGACCTTCGAGAAGCTCATCGGCTCCGAGCCGGAGCCGCTGACGTCCCGGTTCCGGGTGACGCACACGATGCTGCTGTCGGTGATCGCCCGCCCCGGCAACGCCTTCGAGGCGATGCGCCGCATGCTGGAGGACAACCACGAGCCGCGCAAGCAGCAGTTGCGGCACATCCGCCGGGCCATCGCGATCTACCGTTCCCTGCTGGACGGCGGCATCGTCGAGAAGCTGGACCAGCCGGACGCCGAGGGGCGCACCGTCCGTCTCACGGTCGACCTCCAGCAGGACTTCGCCCTCAACCAGCCGCTGTCCACGTTCGCGCTCGCCGCGTTCGAACTGCTCGACCCCGAGTCGCCGTCGTACGCCCTCGACATGGTGTCCGTGGTGGAGTCGACGCTGGACGACCCGCGGCAGATCCTCGCCGCCCAGCAGAACAAGGCGCGCGGAGAGGCCGTGGCCCAGATGAAGGCGGACGGGGTCGAGTACGAGGAGCGCATGGAGCGCCTCCAGGACATCACGTACCCCAAGCCCCTGGAAGAGCTGCTCTTCCACGCGTACAACACGTACCGTAAGAGCCACCCCTGGGTCGGCGACCATCCGCTGTCCCCCAAGTCGGTCATCCGCGACATGTACGAACGGGCGCTGTCCTTCACCGAGTTGGTGTCCCACTACGAGCTGGCCCGCACCGAGGGCATCGTGCTGCGCTACCTCGCCAGCGCCTACAAGGCCCTCGACCACACCGTCCCCGACGACCTCAAGTCCGAGGACCTCCAGGACCTGATCGCCTGGCTGGGCGAGATGGTGCGCCAGGTCGACTCCAGCCTGCTGGACGAGTGGGAGCAGCTGGCCAACCCGGCGGAGATGACCGCCGAGGAGGCCCAGGAGAAGGCCGACGAGGTCAAACCGGTCACCGCCAACGCGCGCGCCTTCCGCGTCCTGGTCCGCAACGCCATGTTCCGCCGCGTGGAACTGGCCGCCCTCGACCAGGTCGGTGAGCTGGGCGAGATGGACGGGGAGTCCGGCTGGGACGCCGACGCGTGGGGCGAGGCGATGGACAAGTACTGGGACGAGTACGAGGATCTCGGCACCGGACCCGACGCCCGCGGCCCCAAGCTGCTGCTCATCGAGGAGGAGCCGGAGAACGCCCTGTGGCGGGTCCGGCAGATCTTCCACGACCCGAACGGTGACCACGACTGGGGCATCAGCGCGGAGGTCGACCTCACGGCCTCGGACGCGGAGGGCCGCGCGGTCGTCCGCGTGACCGACGTCGGCCAGCTGTGACGGGCCGGGCAGCAGCGAGCACAGGAGAATCCCACTCATGACGACGAACCCGGCCGAGAGGCTCGTCGATCTGCTCGACCTGGAGCAGATCGAGGTCAACATCTTCCGCGGCCGCAGC
The Streptomyces tuirus genome window above contains:
- a CDS encoding DEAD/DEAH box helicase, which encodes MTLIDQLPRTPDPDALYEAFESWAGERGLTLYPHQEEALIEVVSGANVIVSTPTGSGKSMIAAGAHFAALARDEVTFYTAPIKALVSEKFFELCKIFGTENVGMLTGDASVNADAPVICCTAEVLASIALRDGRHADVGQVVMDEFHFYAEGDRGWAWQIPILELPQAQFVLMSATLGDVSFFEKDLTRRTGRPTAVVRSATRPVPLSYEYRYTPLTETLTDLLAARQAPVYIVHFTQAQAVERAQALMSINMCSKEEKEQIADLIGNFRFTTKFGRNLSRYVRHGIGVHHAGMLPKYRRLVEKLAQAGLLKVICGTDTLGVGVNVPIRTVLFTALTKYDGTRVRTLRAREFHQIAGRAGRAGYDTEGFVVAQAPEHVVENEKALAKAGDDPKKRRKVVRKKAPEGFVAWSEQTFEKLIGSEPEPLTSRFRVTHTMLLSVIARPGNAFEAMRRMLEDNHEPRKQQLRHIRRAIAIYRSLLDGGIVEKLDQPDAEGRTVRLTVDLQQDFALNQPLSTFALAAFELLDPESPSYALDMVSVVESTLDDPRQILAAQQNKARGEAVAQMKADGVEYEERMERLQDITYPKPLEELLFHAYNTYRKSHPWVGDHPLSPKSVIRDMYERALSFTELVSHYELARTEGIVLRYLASAYKALDHTVPDDLKSEDLQDLIAWLGEMVRQVDSSLLDEWEQLANPAEMTAEEAQEKADEVKPVTANARAFRVLVRNAMFRRVELAALDQVGELGEMDGESGWDADAWGEAMDKYWDEYEDLGTGPDARGPKLLLIEEEPENALWRVRQIFHDPNGDHDWGISAEVDLTASDAEGRAVVRVTDVGQL